A single Taeniopygia guttata chromosome 30, bTaeGut7.mat, whole genome shotgun sequence DNA region contains:
- the LOC140680967 gene encoding olfactory receptor 14J1-like: MSNSSSISHFLLLALADTRQLQLLHFCLFLGISLAALLGNGLIISAVACGHHLHTPMFFFLLSLALSDLGSICTTVPKALHNSRWDKSTISYKGCAAQLFFFVFFISAEYFLLTIMCYDRYVSICKPLHYGTLLGSRACAHMAAAAWASAFLNALLHTANTFSLPLCHGNALGQFFCEIPQILKLSCSKSYLRELGFLVFSIFLSFCCFVFIVFSYVQIFRAVLRIPSEQGRHKAFSTCLPHLAVVSLFVSSIVFAYLKPPSILSPSLDLALSILYSVVPPALNPLIYSLRNQELKAAVKRLMTGYFKEH; encoded by the coding sequence atgtccaacagcagctccatcagccacttcctcctgctggcactggcagacacgcggcagctgcagctcctgcacttctgcctcttcctgggcatctccctggctgccctcctgggcaacggcctcatcatcagcgccgtagcctgcggccaccacctgcacacgcccatgttcttcttcctgctcagcctggccctcagcgacctgggctccatctgcaccactgtccccaaagccctgcacaaTTCCCGCTGGGACAAGAGCACAATCTCCTACaaaggatgtgctgcacagctttttttttttgtctttttcatctcagcagagtatttcctcctgaccatcatgtgctacgaccgctacgtgtccatctgcaaacccctgcactacgggaccctcctgggcagcagagcttgtgcccacatggcagcagctgcctgggccagtgcctttctcaatgctctgctgcacacagccaatacattttccctgcccctgtgccatggcaatgccctgggccagttcttctgtgaaatcccccagatcctcaagctctcctgctccaaatcctatctcagggaacttgggtttcttgtgttttctatatttttatcattttgttgttttgtgttcattgttttctcatatgtgcagatcttcagggctgtactgaggatcccctctgagcagggacggcacaaagccttttccacctgcctccctcacctggccgtggtctcccTGTTCGTCAGCAGTATTGTGTTTGCCTATTTGAAGCCCCCCTCTATCTTGTCCCCATctctggatctggccctgtcaaTTCTATACTcagtggtgcctccagccctgaaccccctcatctacagcctgaggaaccaggagctcaaggctgcagtgaagagactgatgactggataCTTTaaggaacattaa